A window of the Electrophorus electricus isolate fEleEle1 chromosome 11, fEleEle1.pri, whole genome shotgun sequence genome harbors these coding sequences:
- the epcam gene encoding epithelial cell adhesion molecule has translation MKTILALCLLAFVVGASAQDTCRTMKWATCDGTPPTCSIAIDNGDKQILNCNNLVPKCFLMKAEMYLARNNLETRSIGGKPVETAFVDNDGIYDPECEADGRFKAIQCNKTDTCWCVNSAGVRRSDKGDKNMKCEPVETYWVRLQLKHKEAGTFDSNVLKTGISNTMQSRYGLSPTFVKQVQYDADAHLIVVDVEKDKQDRGTDLSRMAYYMEKDVKVLPLFKDQTPFQVKVGNTNLTMDSILVYYVDEVAPTFTMQKLTGGIIAVIVVVILAVVTGLLVLFFVRKRDKAQYTKAQAREMENMS, from the exons ATGAAAACCATACTTGCGTTGTGTCTTCTGGCGTTTGTCGTCGGCGCTTCGGCACAAG ACACGTGCAGAACCATGAAATGGGCCACCTGTGACGGAACTCCACCAACGTGTAGTATAGCTATTGATAATGGAGATAAACAGATTCTGAACTGCAATAATC TGGTTCCCAAGTGCTTCCTCATGAAAGCAGAGATGTACCTCGCCAGGAATAACCTGGAGACAAGATCAATCGGTGGCAAGCCAGTTGAGACTGCGTTTGTGGATAATGACGGCATTTACGACCCCGAGTGCGAGGCTGACGGTCGTTTCAAGGCTATCCAGTGCAACAAGACCGACACCTGTTGGTGTGTTAACAGCGCAGGTGTCCGCAGGAGCGATAAAGGCGACAAGAACATGAAATGTGAACCAGTGGAGACCTA CTGGGTCCGTCTCCAGCTGAAGCATAAAGAAGCTGGCACTTTTGATTCCAACGTACTGAAGAC GGGGATTTCAAATACCATGCAGAGTCGTTATGGCCTGTCTCCTACATTTGTGAAGCAAGTTCAG TATGATGCCGATGCTCATTTGATTGTTGTGGATGTTGAGAAGGATAAGCAAGACCGTGGTACAGATCTGTCCCGTATGGCATACTATATGGAGAAAGAT GTCAAAGTCCTGCCCCTCTTCAAAGACCAAACGCCCTTTCAAGTCAAGGTTGGCAATACCAACCTGACCATGGATAGCATCCTGGTGTACTATGTCGATGAAGTCGCCCCTACGTTCACGATGCAGAAACTGACTGGAGGCATCATTGCGGTCATTGTTGTGGTTATCCTTGCAGTGGTCACTGGTCTCCTTGTTCTG TTCTTTGTTAGGAAGCGGGACAAGGCCCAGTACACCAAAGCACAG gccagagagatggagaacatgTCATAA